The genomic DNA ATTGCCAAAACGTTGTATGGAActtgctaaaaacaaaaaaaattagaaagcagtctctaaaaacaaaatagccTCTGCAATATTAAACTCCCGCAAACGTTATGCCTCGAGGTAGATTAAGCCATAGCTCTTtgaatcaaattaaaaattagatAAATTTATATTGTGCCTCAACGTCTCATATATATTTTAAAGCTTATCAAAAACTACTTATTCGCCAATATTTAAAAGTCAGCAGATTATTTTACCCATAAAGTGTAATTATCGCTCTACATCCATTTGTACAAAGCGCTGTTCATGTTGTATTTCTGACCGTTGTAATAACTTGCCACTGCCAGGTACTTATCACCTTTGTACTCAAATGAAGTTATGTCAGATGCTCCCTGAGTTGGAATCTCCTGGTAGATGACGAACTGCGAACCGGAGGCTTGGTACACAACGGACTTTGTATTGTATTTCTGACTGTCACCATGGTGATTGGCCACACCCAAAAACGTTTGACCGCTGATCACAAATGGATGCAATGCTCGGGCTCCGCGAGTAGGAATGGACTGGAACAAATCAAATTTGTTGCCATTCCACTTGAAAATGAAGGAGTCGGTATTGTATTTACTTCCAGAGTAGTAGTTGGCAAAGGCAAGGAATGTGTGACCATTGATTTGAAAGGATTTCACATCCGATGCCCCAAAAGTCGGAAGAGATTGTAGCTTGACAAAGTGTCCTCCTGACCACTTTAAAACAGTGGAATGAACAGAATATTTCTTTTGCGAGTTATAATAGTTTGCAAACGCGATGAAAGTGTTATTGTTAATTATAAACACCTCACATCCTCTCGCACCTTCTGTTGCTATCTCCTGAAACTTGTTAAACTGGCTGCCACTCCATTTGTAGATGACTGATTTTATGGAATAGGTACTACCATCATAGTAATTTGTCACTGCAATGTATTTGTTATCATTTATTGTGAAAAATGTAAAGTGACTTGCTCCTTTTGTAGGTATTTTCTGAACGACGACAAACAGCTTTCCATTCCACTTGTAAATTATGGAATCTCTCAGGTGAGTTCCATCGGCGTAATGATTGGCCACGGCAAGGAAATGTTCATTAGAGATCGTAAAGTATTCAATGTCGTAAGCTCCACTTGGTTGTAAGGTTTGATACAAAGTTAATCTTCTGGTTGATTCGTCCATCTTGTATATCATGGAGCTTATTTTGTACTTGCGGATGTCCCCATAGTAGTTAGCAAAAGCGAGAAACAAAGTCCGGTTGATGAAGAAATGTTCGACACCAAAAGCTCCTCGGGTTGGTAGATCTTGAACTTTCTCAAAGAAGTGAAAACCAACGTCGCATTCttcgtaaaaaaaaagagagagaaagacgAGTAGAAAAAGCAATTTCTATTTGAATTGCCTTTTTGTTAAGTACAGGCCTTGCTGTCTACAGCGAGTTGGAAGGTCATTTATATGTTATGTCCATGAAATAGACTAGTATAGGTAGTTGGAATAagattaataaataaaatcttTTGTCTAATTAAACCTAAAAATAAAGGAGGACTGGCACAGTACGACACCTGTTAGCTAGAAATAAGTAGCTTAGGATTTAGAGGTAATAATTTTAAACAATAGTTATAGGACAGACTGCAAGTGTAATGTGAAAAAGGATCCACTTAGTGTAAATGAAGTTACTTACCAGTTTTACAACTGGCTGTTGTACTGGAAGCAAACTTCCCCTGTGATGAAAGATGTTAAGAGGAATCACACACAATTCATTATTTTGAATTGAGTACAAGTAGGACTAAAATTTCCAATTAACACACATATAAAGACGAAGAATAATTCCCTTCTCTTAATGTGGGAGTCCACCAGGGCTATACCGTCACGAATCGTACATCTTAATACAACAAACAGTTACCAAAAGAGCGTTCGAATAAACGAGGTTCACTTTCTACAGTAATTATCTCAAAAAAAGTATTCATTGTCTGCATTAATGCCTGTCTGTAATGAGCGGGGTTTGACTTTACTGCTCTTATTATGAACTGCTCTGTAGGGAAAACTTATTAAAAAGACTTTTCTCATCCCAGTCTACTCAATACCTGCGTGTCACATATTCCCGGCACTCCTTTCGGTCCCTGTTCTCCTTTGTCTCCAGGAGATCCTTTCTCGCCCTTTTAACAAATCAAAATTAATTACTCATAGATGACTTGTTCATTTGGGTGTTACATAAGAGAACAGTTTGCATTGAAATAGAAAGGCAGCTAAAAGGGAACAGCAGAAAGCAATAGCTTGGTTCAAGGCTTAAAATTCAACATCTTTTGTTCTAATTCGTTCGTTCTTTGTAAAACAGTGTAAAATCTTTAAAGCATTCTATTCTCTTATCCTGCcagttctaattttttttttgaacttttCATGCAACCTCACTTACTTGTCTCCCCACCCCATCATGatatttttgtgaaaggtttgaacccaggagtcatttcaaaagtaggttgagtttgatcgttcgggtgaacgtagtcctgaataggactgttgttgttgacagtgactgacgtttcgacaacctgtgcggtagtcatcttcagagtcaaagatatttttatgatatttttctcAGTAATTATAGCAAGGGGTAATTTGCAAAccttttcatttcttccttGAATGTCTGATTCACCTTTTTCACCCTGGAAAAATAAAACGAGAACGTGGTATGTTACTCCTTGAGGCAAATTAGTATAGGTCGCTTCTATGATACACATTCGGGCCACATTCATAACAATGGCTTAATAACCTTCGCTCCATTTGTCCCATCACGTCCATCACGACCATCTTTCCCTGTGTTagaaaaataatgctaaataaGCATAGTAAACTTAAAAATAGGAGTCAGGAGTCCTGATAGGGCTGTTGCCAGCGTGAAATCTAAATATAGTAACAAAGATGAAGAAAGAAGATGGAGAAAGGTTAAATCCAGGCGGACAAACCCTTCctcttgacaaaaaaaattcaactgctTTTTGACCTCAAAATATTCCATGTTTCTGAATAACTGTAACTCTGAGGATCATTACCGCCCTGTTATCTCTGGGCCGAAAAATAATCCACGTCAAACTGCGTAACATTAGAGATCAACTGGGGGACTAATGTCGCCTCGTTTTTCATAATTTCCGTATCTGTTcgtttcagtattttttttttcggtttttagTTCcatttcactgaaaaaaaaattaaatacccgGCTCTCTATCTATGAGAAGTTTAGCCTTTCTTACTATACTGGTGTATTATGtccgatttgaaataaaaatgcgATTCATTCTTGGCTTGATGGAAAATCCTCTTTGTGGGTAATCAGTTTAGAAATTAAAGTTTTAGTCAAGTTTTagtctaaaaacaaagcaaaacaaaaaaacgtaaGAATATAATGGATCATGATCTAGCGCGACCCTAGGTGCATGCGCacctaccctgggtaccagccggtttttttttctttcctaatTCTTGAAAGTCCCGTGCGCACGGGTTATTTCATCCTATCAGGTGCATGATCCTAGGTATttcgagaacggacctctggatcTAGGGTAAGGCCTACCCTTGCGTTGTTTCACTTGGATACTACCAGTCTTCTTGTTGTCCTTGAGAGTGAGCTGTTTAAAAGTTTGCATGATACGAGACAAAAGATAAAGAGTACTTGACTCTTACGCGAGAACCGCGCAGGTTGCCGGAAAGTCAGTAACTGTCAATTAAAGTCCACGTGCGCTCACAACAAACGATCATATTCCACCACTTATGAAATGACTACTGGGTTCAAATGATTCACTGTTTTTCGTATTACTAAATATAGTTGAATATTTGAAAATCATTTTATACTGTTCTATCAAATAACTTTTATCATTTGAAATAATATGATTGCGCGACGCGGTCGTATGGCAGCCCACGAATGATCTAACGCAGTAGTTGGAGCCTCCAACTAGTGTGGAATGTTATGGGTTTAATTCTCCTCAgaatttttctgtgtttttctcTCCACACATATCATTCTATAtactatattattatttatcgtATGTTTGCTGAGCAGGGACAGACTATGAGACCTAATCGTGATTTCCTAAAGCATTAGAGCAATACTATCACTTAATAATATACTCTACCATGTAACCCATCGCGCCCGTCTTTTCCTGTatgtacagaaaaaaaagaagatgaatTGAGTAAAGGCAAAGAAGTTAAGGAAAAAGGAAATGGGATTTTAGAAGTCGTAcattaccgtttttttttttgtggggacTGGGTGTAATAAATCTATTCGTGTTTCAAGGTGAAGCGAGACAGACTTATGGGAAGGCACTTCGTTTCACTTCCCAAGGATCTGTGCGAGACTCTTTTATTTCCGCAACCCATATAAAGAACAACTGGCTGTGACTCTGGTACTCTCATGATCTACAAACGCATGCAGACAAATAAACAGCATACCTGGACTAAACCCCTCTATAAATTCCATGAATTAGATTGTTATAACTTAAGAATGAGTGATCTGTCCTTATGTCAACTCACCGTTTCTGCCATCTTTGCCGTCTTTTCCTGATAGGcggtcaaaaaacaaaacaagaaacgtaaaatttgtgatttttcttcATCGTTGTACTgattaaaattttgaaacttcAGAATGGAGTCTTCGAGTAAGGTGTTAAAGGAACATCAGTTAAAATTGTCTCTTACCATCTTTACAGCAAGTATGTTGTTGCAGAGTTTGGCAGCTGCTTTCCTTTGCTGGTGACCCATCGGTCGGCTGCCACAGAAAAAGACGAAATAAAGAAAGTGTGTCGGAATGACAAAGGGTCTCTGTTCCGTGTTATAATTACAATCAGGAATGGACTTGAAAAATATCAACAAATGAAGAATCTCGCGAGATTATATCAAACAATTGGCACTACACATAAATTCATGGCATCATTTGGAAGACAGAAGGTTTGATTTCACTTTAACCTTTACCGATGTCGTGTACAAGTTCTGGAGCTGAAGCTAGAATTTGCAATGGAAAATAAAACGTTCTCAAATTGTAACTGTGATTATGTTTAAAGCAATACCTGTTGAGCCGATTGTTTTTGTGCCGTTCCAAAGGAATAAGCAAGCAAAATGGCTAAAGTAACCAGAGAGGGCAAACGAATCATTTTCCTGTTTGGGTAGTTTGGTAAAAGTTGAACGGGTTAGCTTAGTAGCTAGCTTAGTGTGGCTCGCTTCCAAGATGATCTTGGAACATGTATAATCCCAATAATGTTTGATAGGCGTGGCCTCCGTAAACAAGTGATTAGGTTATCATAAAGCACGTAGCAGAGGATACTCTTGGTACTCTGTCAGACAATGATAATACTTAATTAATGAGTAAGAGAATCGCCAACAGATGGTCACATTGAACTCCTGATTAGGTGATCATAAAGCACGTAGCTTCAGATACCCTTTGCACCCTCTTTTAAAAGCACCTTAATGGAAGTCTTATCACTAAAATTGCCGCAAATCAAAACTTTAGCCAAGGGGGTACCCCCTATAATGGCTCCGCCGAAAGGATTACCTTTTTCAAGCTCCAGGCGTGAGGTATATAACAGGGTAGGGATTACAGACTCATTTTCTAGCTGTGAAAAGGTCAGAAAAACTTCGTGGTTAAGTGATTTGCTCGTATTAAAAAGAcagtgtatttacagcagttaaaagggatgcagcaccaagtatgtgaaaggggtaacatttgtcaatagaaggtatacgagaGGGATaccttttctctcaaaaataGTACGTAAAAAGATAAGGCGTTGGACATCAGAGTATAGCCACCTCGCACAAAACTTTGTAGAGTAGCCCCCGCTCGCCCGGGAGGTTCGCCAACTGCATTTTTCCATGCAATGTAAACAGCCTCTTTAACGTCAAACCCACAGGCTTACCAGGTAATATACGTGAGCCACAAAGGGAAGGGTTAAGTGCTCAGCTTCGTATACTATTGTTTGTTATTATCTTTATCTTGGCATGCAGGCAAAGTCAAAGCAGTCAAACGTGTGACGGCTTCCTTTAATGTGGCGCGTTAAAAGGCCACTGACACTTCCAAAGAAGGCTATAATTTCCCCTAATGAGTTTCCCTAACGGCGTCTTAAGCACAAAATGCTGGAAGCTAAATAACGGCGTAAACATCcagaaataaatttaaacttcaGTGAAATGAGTACgaaagattaaaaaaagagCAAAGCACAGCATAGTACGCAAGAGCTGTTGTCTAAGTTTGCTtcctttatttcaaattatattttgatcagttttcattttcagcCTCCTCCACATGCTTTTAGAGACAAGAATTTTTTCGGCAAAAATTCTAGGGGCGAATGGGATATCTTACAGGTATTTCCGCAAAAGATTAAACTATATTCAGGTTTCGATTTACAGCCAAATATACATCGTCTAAATTAAAGAGACAAACTCTTGCAGGGTTCACAAAGACAGTGACGACTTTAATCTCCTTCATGTGAGAGAATGTGAAAAATTGCGACAACAGTCTAACTGAGTCATCCAACTCAATGACTGAAAGAGTTTTTGTTCGGAAATGACACTCACGAAAAAAAACTGTCTTCGATTCCTTTCGATGatgaatgaacaaaataaaactttatgGTTTGCCTTTGTTTAGTTTCAGTGAGTGTGTCGATTCATCactatcttcatcatcatcatcatcatcattatcgtgaCCACCACTACAACCGTTCTCATCATTATCATTGATCGTCCTCATGACGGCATACATACACCCTAGATTCAGTTTGGGTAAAACGATTCCGTTCCATATGATACTTCGGGTACTTTATAACCACATCCTTATCATCACCAAGACAACCACCGCGACAACTAAAAACATCACGACCACCAACGTCGTTATTATCACCATTACAATCCGAACCGCcctaatcatcatcatcatctcgcTACCACAACCACTCGGTTGTGACAATGTAAAATCGACCTAAGCGACCAAGGGGAAGTTTTGTGTtcagcggttttagtgaaaacaagggtttgtggGGTTtgctcagtctcgcgggctcacAAGACCTCCCTTAGGTCaatcttattttgtatttacccAACCACTTCCATCACCACcgtcatcattgtcaccataACAACTAGCACAACCACCATCAGCAGCATCATCATCACTACCACCATTGTCATTATTATGAACATCAGAACCAGATTACTTACTGCGCAGTGTAGAAAAATGTCTATACAgtcattttttattcattccttTATTGTTACCTAGAGCAAGAATGTATTTGTTGCTCAGCTTATGTAATTGTCACTGAGTTTTTACATGCTTTACAGGTTATTTTACGTCACTTTCTGTTAACATACTAGGAAAGCTAAATAAAGCTTTAccattttaatttccttttaagAACAATGATAATAACATCCTTAAGTTGATCACCAGCTCTTAAGCACTAAAGTCGTTGCTGTCATATAAACCAGCTCAGTTTCCATGATTTTAAGTTCTTTACGTTCCTGGACGGGGTTCGACCATGGCTTTATACCCATTTATACAGGGTACTGTTGATGTTGTATTTCTGATCGTAGTGGTTTGCCACTGCTAGGTACGTATCACCTTTGTACTCAAATGACGTCATATCAGATGCTCCGTGAGTGGGAATCGCTTGATAGATAACGAATTGTGAGCCAGAGGCCTGGTACACAATGGACTCGGTAGTGTACTTCTGACTGTCACCAAGGTAATTAGCCACACCCAAAAAGGTTTTACAGCTGATCACAAAGGGATACAGTGCTCTCGATCCACGAGTAGTAATTGACTGGAACAAGATGAATTTGTTCCCATTCCACTTGTAAATGAAGGAGTCGATGTTGTTTTTACTTCCGTTGTAGTAGTTTGCAAAGGCAAGGAATGTCTTACCACTGATTTGAAAGGATTTCACATCATAGGCTCCATACGTCTGAAGAGACTGTAGTTTGACAAAGTGTCCTTCTGACCACTTAAACACAGTCGATTGAACAGAATACTTGCTAAACTCGGCGTAATAACTTGCAAAGGCAATGAAAgtgttgttgtttattacaaACACCACACAGCCAAATGGACCCGCAGTTGTTATCTCCTGAAATCTATTAAAATGGCTTCCATTCCATCTGTAAATGACAGATTTTGTGGAAAAGGTACTACCATCATAGCGATTTACCACTGCAAGGTAGTTGTTACCACTTATTTCGAAAAATGTAAAACGAACTGCACCTTTTGTAGGTATTTTCTGAAAGACCACAAACATTTCTCCGTTCCACTGAAAAATTGAAGACTCTAAACCAAAATTACTGCCGTCATAATAACTTGTCACTGCCAGGAAATGTTTCCCAGAGATAGTAAAATATTCAATATCTCGTGCTCCAGTAGTTTCCAAAGTTTGATGCAAACTGAATCTTCCAGTTGATTCGCCCATCCTGTAGATTATAGagcttgttttttgtttgtggaTGTCCCCATAGTAGTTAGCAAAAGCGAGAAACAGAGTCCCATTAATGAAGAAATGTTCGACACCAGAAGCTCCTCGGGTTGGTAGATCTTGAACTTTCTCAAAGAAGTGGAAACCGCTATCGCATTCTTTGTttataaaaaagggaaaacacaAGATTTTCAGTCAGGTGTGTGGTTGTTTGGGTGTATTTGATGTAAATGGGCGGCTAtgatagtctgctacacaacAGCTTTTAATGTCGTCACCCAACGCTCCTCGTGGGGGAGggggcgttgcgtgacgacacaaaaaacgGCTGTGGAGCAGACTACAGCT from Porites lutea chromosome 6, jaPorLute2.1, whole genome shotgun sequence includes the following:
- the LOC140940417 gene encoding uncharacterized protein — its product is MIRLPSLVTLAILLAYSFGTAQKQSAQQPTDGSPAKESSCQTLQQHTCCKDGKDGKDGRNGKDGRDGLHGKDGRDGRDGTNGAKGEKGESDIQGRNEKGEKGSPGDKGEQGPKGVPGICDTQGKFASSTTASCKTECDVGFHFFEKVQDLPTRGAFGVEHFFINRTLFLAFANYYGDIRKYKISSMIYKMDESTRRLTLYQTLQPSGAYDIEYFTISNEHFLAVANHYADGTHLRDSIIYKWNGKLFVVVQKIPTKGASHFTFFTINDNKYIAVTNYYDGSTYSIKSVIYKWSGSQFNKFQEIATEGARGCEVFIINNNTFIAFANYYNSQKKYSVHSTVLKWSGGHFVKLQSLPTFGASDVKSFQINGHTFLAFANYYSGSKYNTDSFIFKWNGNKFDLFQSIPTRGARALHPFVISGQTFLGVANHHGDSQKYNTKSVVYQASGSQFVIYQEIPTQGASDITSFEYKGDKYLAVASYYNGQKYNMNSALYKWM
- the LOC140941123 gene encoding uncharacterized protein, with the protein product MKGKKGEPGPKGQCDSGFHFFEKVQDLPTRGASGVEHFFINGTLFLAFANYYGDIHKQKTSSIIYRMGESTGRFSLHQTLETTGARDIEYFTISGKHFLAVTSYYDGSNFGLESSIFQWNGEMFVVFQKIPTKGAVRFTFFEISGNNYLAVVNRYDGSTFSTKSVIYRWNGSHFNRFQEITTAGPFGCVVFVINNNTFIAFASYYAEFSKYSVQSTVFKWSEGHFVKLQSLQTYGAYDVKSFQISGKTFLAFANYYNGSKNNIDSFIYKWNGNKFILFQSITTRGSRALYPFVISCKTFLGVANYLGDSQKYTTESIVYQASGSQFVIYQAIPTHGASDMTSFEYKGDTYLAVANHYDQKYNINSTLYKWV